In a genomic window of Erigeron canadensis isolate Cc75 chromosome 5, C_canadensis_v1, whole genome shotgun sequence:
- the LOC122599013 gene encoding WAT1-related protein At1g09380-like gives MVAVHLQGPLFVSMFNPLVLVFVAIAGFLVLDEKLYVGTLLGSTIVIMGLYMALWGKSKEIRTSYELKPSGSSKDVNDASNAATTTTTLQDLCLAHTTTLIVNEDNELVVKSPMEAHKEQVTIEEV, from the exons atgGTAGCTGTGCATCTGCAAGGTCCATTGTTTGTGTCAATGTTCAACCCTTTGGTGCTTGTATTTGTGGCAATAGCTGGCTTTCTAGTTCTCGATGAAAAGTTGTACGTGGGAAC TTTGTTAGGATCAACAATAGTTATAATGGGGTTATACATGGCTTTATGGGGTAAAAGCAAAGAGATTAGAACGTCGTACGAACTAAAACCTTCTGGTAGCTCAAAAGATGTGAATGATGCCTCAAATGCCGCAACTACAACAACAACTCTCCAGGATTTGTGTTTGGCTCATACTACAACTTTGATTGTCAATGAAGACAATGAGTTGGTTGTAAAGTCTCCAATGGAAGCACATAAAGAACAAGTAACTATTGAGGAAGTTTAG